CCTGGGCACCGCTCACCGACAGGGTGCGGCCAGTGTGCTGCAGCTCGACCAGTACCCGAAGCCGCCCAACACTCGGGACGACGAGCGATCGCCGTGGCCGAGCTGGCCGGTGGTAGTGCGCAACTACCCGGCTCATGAAGAGGGTGGGGAGCGCAAGTACGAGGTTGCCGTCGAGCGTTTCGTGGGCGACGACGAAGGCCACATCCGGGAGATCGAGCTGCGTCGAGTGCGGGTGCAGCGCGACGAGCAGGGCGTTCGCCGGGTCGTACCCGTTTCGGACGACGTCGAGCGCTTTCCCTGCGATCTGGTTCTGCTGGCGATCGGCTTCGAGGGCGTCGAGCGGATGCCCTTGCTGGACGAGCTGGGTATCTCGTTGTCCGGGCGCGGCACGATCGGCTGCGGTTCGGACTGGGAGACCAGTGCGCCCGGTGTGTTCGTCTGTGGGGACGCCCATCGCGGCGCGTCGCTGGTGGTCTGGGCGATCGCCGAGGGCCGCTCGGTGGCCAATGCGGTGGATGCGTTCCTGACGGGCGAGTCGCTGCTTCCGGCCCCGGTGCATCCGACCGCGCTTCCGTTGGCCGTGGTCTGACGACGAGCGTTCGCCTGCCCCACCGAGCTCGGTGGGGCAGGCGATACTCCTAGTCGGCGTCCTCGGCGTGGTGGTCGTGGTTGATCACGCCGCGCTTCCAGTAGCCGTCGACCTTGAAGTTCTTGCGGCTGAGCCCGAGCGTGCGCAGATGCCTGCGGATCGGCTTCAGCACGCCTGCCTCGCCTGCGACCCAGACGTAGCCCTCGCCGTCAGCCGGGAGGGTCTCGCCGCTGAGGGCCTCGCTCAGCAGTTCGGTGCCGCCCGCTGCGATCCCGTCGCGATGTAGCCAGGTCAGCTGGGTGCGGCCGCCGACGGCAAGGTCCTGTTCCTCGGCGGGCCCGTCGACCTCGACGAATGCGCGTACCGGGACGTCCGGCCTGCGATGGGCGAGTTCCTCGAGCCTGCGGCCGATCGCGGGCAGTGCGGTCTCGTCCCCTGCGAGCAGGTACCAGTCGAAGTCGTCGGGAACCACGTGCGATCCGCGTGGGCCCAGCACGCCGAGCTGCGCACCGGGTGCGGCGGTGCCCGCCCATCGGCCTGCGATCCCGTGATCGTGTAGCACGAAGTCGATGTCGAGTTCGCCTGCGTCGGCGTCGTACCTGCGCACCGTGTAGTCGCGGAAGATCGGCTGCGGCCCGCCTGCCGGGGTGGGGACGATGCCGCGCTCGCCGAGCGTCGGCATGATCGGCAGTTCGGCGCCCGGCTCGGGGAAGCAGAGCTTCACGTGGTCCGCGTAGTCGTTGGTGTGGAAGCCCGGCAGGTCATCGCCGACGAAGGTGATCCGCACGGTTCGCGGGGTGATCTCCTCGACCCGGCTCACGCGTAGCAACCGGGGACGGAGTTCGTAACGCAGAACGCGGATCTCTCGCTGTGCGATGGTCATGGAACGCCTGCCGCCTCTCCTTCGGTACGGGAATCCACTCGCCGCAACCCAACTAAGGGCACCCTAACATGACGGGTTCCGTGGTCTGACGTGCCCGGTGGTAGGGGGCCTGGTGCGGCCCGTGCCGTCGTTGACGCTCCGCGGCGTCGGTCTCACTCGTCGGTGAGAAACGCCAGCGTGCCTATGTCGATGCGTGACTGAGATGCATCTTGTCACTGCAATTCCGGCGCCGTAGATTCCGAATCATATACACCAATAAGAGTGACTCAATTACTGAGAGTCATTTCCTGTTGTCGGATGCTGCGGGGGACCGCGCGGCGCGCGAGGAGTGATCTGATTGTCCGGAGTCAAGCGTCGGGATCTCATCGGTGGGGCGGCTGCGCTGGCCGCGTTCGTCATGGCGGGCGCCGCGTCGCCTGCTTTCGGGGCCTCGCGGATACGGCCCGGCGCCGGGACCGCGCCGAACCTCGGCGTCGGCGATCGGGCCGTGGCCGCCTCGGTGGACGGACGCCGGGCGCTCGGACACATCCAGCACCTCGCGGAGACGATCGGCCCTCGGATCGGCGGCACCGAGTCGGAACATCGCGCTGCCGACTATGCCGCGGCCCGTTTCGAGGCGCTGGGTTACCAGGTGACCCGGCAGCCGTTCCCTGTCGCCGACAAGTACCTCGCCGACCTGGTCCTTCCGGACGGACAGCGGTGGCAGGCCAGCGCCTCGCCGCAGGGTGCCTTCGATACCGAGGTCGAAGCGGCCGTCGCGGACATCGGGAGTGGGATCGCGCCCGACGATCCGGCGGGCTCGGCACTCGAAGGCCAGTTCGCCCTCATCGATCACCGCACGGCGGACCGGGAGACCCAGGTCCGAGCAGCAGCGGAGCGTGGTGCCGTCGGAGTGCTCCTGGTCGCGTCGTCGGCGACACCCGACCGCAAGGCCGGTGCCTTCCTGCCTACCTTGGCGACGCCGGTCGGCATCCCGGTGCTGGGCCTCGGGCAGGCTCATGGTGAGTGGCTGCGCAGACGGCTGATGGCGGGTCCGGTGCGGCTGCGGGTCGTCGTCACCCGGCACACCAATCTCACCTCCTACAACGTCCTGGCCGAACGGCCCGCCTCGATCCCATCCGGCGACCAGGTGGTCATGATCGGAGCGCATTACGACTCGGTTCCCGGTTCGCCCGGCGCCAACGACGACGCCAGTGGTTCAGCGCTATGTCTGGAGCTGGCGCGGGTGCTGCGCAGCCTGCCCACTCAGAAGGCGCTGCGTTTCGCGTTATGGGGATCCGAGGAGCAGGGGTTGATCGGTTCGCGGTACTACGTCGATCAACTGGACGATCACGCGGCGGGGCGGATCTCGGCCTGCTTCCAGAACGACATGGTCGCCACCAGCCACCCGCCTGCCGACCTGTACTGGCTGTTGTCCGTGGACGGCGCCGACAATCTCGCCACCGCGACCGTCGCCGAGGCGGCCACCAGGCTGGGCTACCTGGCCGATGTCGCCGGTCCGACGGCACGGGGCGGCAGCGACCACGTCCCCTTCCACGAGCGGGGCATCCCGGCTGCCAACTTCAGTTGGCGTGGTGAGGCGGGACCTCACCTGTTGGAGCCCGTTTATCACACCCCGGAGGACACGGTGGCGGGCAACGTGAGCACCCAGCGCCTGCAGGTCTCGCTCGAACTGGTCGGCTCGGCGGTCTACGAGGTCGCCAGATCGCGCTGACCGGCGAGCGCCGAGTCCCGACGTGCTGTGCCGACCGCCCCGCCAGGCCCAGGCCCAGGCCTCGGGGCGGTCGTCGCCGGATCGCCTGCTCGGGTCGAGGCTTAACCCACGCGTTCGGCGCTCGCCCGGCGGCGGGCCGCGTACCGCCCGAACAACCAACACATCGACCAGGCGATCCCGACTCCCACGAGATCGGCCACCACGTCCCCCGGATCGCCGCTGCGACCCAGCGGCAGATTGGCCTGAAGTACCTCGGTGAGGCAGGCATAGCAGGCCAGCGCGATCGCCAACAGTAGTCGCGAGATCGTCGTCCACAGCCCGGTCACGGTCAGCGCGGCGAACACCGCCGCATGAACCACCTTGTCGGTGCCGGGTGGAGCCGATGGCACGCCGCTGGCCGGCATGAAGAACACCACGATGCTGGTCAACAGGGCTAAGAGGAAGGGCGTCCATCGCGGCGACACGGTTCGTAGTCTGGCACGCGCCCGTCGGCCGATCCGGCTCGCGTCGGTGGATGGTCGCTGGCCGTCGCGGATCAGTCACCCGACTCCGATGAAGATCGCTGCGGTGCTGCCCGGCGTGATGGTGACGGTCACGCTTCGTGTTCGCGGCGCCGATGGGAGCCAGAATGAGACAAGAATTCTGCTTCGCGGGGCAGAATCGGTCCAGTAAGCGGACTACGCTGACCAGACGTGAGTCGACGTGCGAAGATCGTTTGTACGCTGGGCCCTGCCACCGCGACCCCGGAGAAGATTCGGGACCTTGTTCGTGCCGGTATGGATGTCGCCCGGATGAATTTCAGCCATGGCGAGCACGCGGAGCACAAGCGCGTGTACGAGCTGGTCCGTGAGGCCGCCCGCGAGTCGGGTCGGGCCGTCGGAGTGCTCGCCGACCTCCAAGGTCCCAAGATCCGGCTCGGCCGGTTCGCGGGCGGCCCGGTGGAGTGGGAGACGGGATCGACGGTGCGCGTCACCGTCGAGGACGTGGTGGGAACCCACGACCGTGTCTCCACCACCTACCGAGGACTGGCCGACGACGCGAAGGTGGGCGACCGCCTGCTGGTCGACGACGGCAAGGTCGGCCTGGTCGTCACCTCGGTCGAGGGCCCCGATGTGGTCTGCGAGGTGACCGAAGGCGGCCCGGTCAGCGACAACAAGGGCCTGTCCCTGCCGGGGATGGATGTGAGCGTCCCGGCGCTCTCGGACAAGGACATCGCCGACCTCGAGTTCGCCCTCTCCTTGGGCGTTGACTTCATCGCGCTGTCCTTCGTCCGCTCGCCCGCCGACATCGACCAGGCCCATCAGGTGATGGACCGCGTCGGTAGCCGCAGGCTCCCGGTGGTGGCGAAGCTCGAGAAGCCCGAGGCCGTGGAGAACCTCGAGGCCATCGTGTTGGCCTTCGACGGCGTGATGGTCGCCCGCGGCGACCTGGGCGTCGAGCTCCCGTTGGAGCAGGTGCCGCTGGTGCAGAAGCGGGCGATCCAGATCGCCAGAGAGAACGCCAAGCCGGTCATCGTGGCCACCCAGATGCTCGAATCCATGATCAACAACTCTCGGCCGACCCGCGCCGAGACCTCCGATGTGGCCAACGCCGTGCTCGACGGCACCGACGCGGTGATGCTCTCCGGCGAGACCAGCGTCGGGCGCTACCCGGTCGAGACCGTGCTGACCATGGCTCGCATCATCGAGGCGGTCGAGACCGAGACCACGGTGGTTCCGCCCCTCACCCACGTCCCGAGGACCAAGCGGGGAGTCATCTCCTACGCGGCCCGCGACGTCGGCGAGCGGCTGAACGCCAAGGCGCTGGTGGCCTTCACCCAGTCCGGTGACACCGTGCGTCGCGTCGCGCGGCTGCACACCTCGTTGCCGTTGCTGGCCTTCACCCCGGAGCCGGAGGTCCGTGCGCAGCTCTCCATGACCTGGGGCACGGAGACCTTCCTGGTCGACAAGGTCGACTCGACCGACCGGATGGTTCAGCAGGTCGACCACGCGATGCTGTCGATGGACCGCTATCAGCGCGGCGACCTCGTCGTCATCGTCGCTGGCTCGCCGCCCGGAACGGTCGGCTCGACCAACCTGATCCGGGTCCACCGTCTTGGTGAGGACGACCACGCCTGAGCTCTGCGGGCTTCGCCCCGCCTCGGCGCGGGGTAGCGTCTCCGGTCATGCGAGGCGAAGTGCAGACCGGCTGTGAGACGTCGGAATGAGCGGGATCAACCACAACGCGGCGTCCGATCCGACCAGCGGAGTCGGCTCGGCCGCCGCGCCACGGTCGAGTGATGTCGGCGATGGTCCCGCGGTGGACTCCCGGGACGGCATCCGCCAGGGCGTCCTCGACCGTCTGGTGTCGCTACTGGATCTGGAACGGATCGAGGAGAACCTTTATCGAGGGATCAGCCCGGCGGAGTCCCCGGTGCGGGTCTTCGGCGGCCAGGTCGCAGGTCAGGCGTTGGTCGCCGCGACCCGGACCGTGCCCCCGGATCGCTACGTGCACTCCTTGCACGCGTATTTCATCCGGGGTGGCGACCCGAGCGTCCCGATCCTCTACGAGGTGGATCGGATTCGAGACGGCCGATCCTTCACCACTCGGCGGGTCGTCGCCATCCAGCACGGCAAGGCGATCTTCTCGCTGTCGGCCTCGTACCAGCTTCGGGAGAACGGGCTGGATCACGCCGAGACGATGCCCGACGTGGCCGATCCCGAGACACTGCCCACCCTGGAGGAACGGGTGGCCGGACATCAGGAGAAGCTGGGCGTCTTCGGGACCGTGCCGCTGCCCTTCGATCTGCGCTATGTGAACGACCCGCCGTGGCTGTCCATGCGCAACGGGCCGCGCGAGGCACACAACCAGGTGTGGATGCGTGCGGCCGGGAAACTGCCCGCCGACGAGGTACTGCACGTCTGCCTGCTGGCCTACGTCTCCGACCTGACCCTGCTGGACTCGGTGCTGGCGCGACACGGCGTCTACTGGGGCGCTGATCGGGTCGTCGGCGCGAGTCTGGACCACGCCATGTGGTTCCACCGGCCGGTCCGTGCTGACGAATGGTTCCTCTACGACTCCGCGTCGCCCAGTGCTTCCGGCGGGCGCGGCTTGGCACACGGGCGGTTCTTCACCAGAGACGGCAAGCTGATCGCCTCGGTCGTTCAGGAGGGACTGGTTCGCGTCGCCCGCTGAGGATCCGGACACCGATAGCCGTGTGGTGCCGGTGAACCGGCCGCAGCCCGTCGCCGGTTACGGTGACCGGGTGCCTCCCACCTCCTCTCCGCCGCAGCAGCGTGCCCGCAGTCGGTCGTCGTTCTGGAGATCGGCGCCGTTGAACTTCCTCTCCGGTGCCCTGATCGGCACCGTGGAGATCATCCCCGGAGTCAGCGGCGGCACCGTCGCCTTGGTGACGGGTCTCTACGAACGACTGATCGCATCGGCGGGGCACCTGGTGACCACGCTACGGCTGTTGGTCGCGGGGATCTCC
This Actinoalloteichus hymeniacidonis DNA region includes the following protein-coding sequences:
- a CDS encoding siderophore-interacting protein codes for the protein MTIAQREIRVLRYELRPRLLRVSRVEEITPRTVRITFVGDDLPGFHTNDYADHVKLCFPEPGAELPIMPTLGERGIVPTPAGGPQPIFRDYTVRRYDADAGELDIDFVLHDHGIAGRWAGTAAPGAQLGVLGPRGSHVVPDDFDWYLLAGDETALPAIGRRLEELAHRRPDVPVRAFVEVDGPAEEQDLAVGGRTQLTWLHRDGIAAGGTELLSEALSGETLPADGEGYVWVAGEAGVLKPIRRHLRTLGLSRKNFKVDGYWKRGVINHDHHAEDAD
- a CDS encoding M28 family peptidase, which produces MSGVKRRDLIGGAAALAAFVMAGAASPAFGASRIRPGAGTAPNLGVGDRAVAASVDGRRALGHIQHLAETIGPRIGGTESEHRAADYAAARFEALGYQVTRQPFPVADKYLADLVLPDGQRWQASASPQGAFDTEVEAAVADIGSGIAPDDPAGSALEGQFALIDHRTADRETQVRAAAERGAVGVLLVASSATPDRKAGAFLPTLATPVGIPVLGLGQAHGEWLRRRLMAGPVRLRVVVTRHTNLTSYNVLAERPASIPSGDQVVMIGAHYDSVPGSPGANDDASGSALCLELARVLRSLPTQKALRFALWGSEEQGLIGSRYYVDQLDDHAAGRISACFQNDMVATSHPPADLYWLLSVDGADNLATATVAEAATRLGYLADVAGPTARGGSDHVPFHERGIPAANFSWRGEAGPHLLEPVYHTPEDTVAGNVSTQRLQVSLELVGSAVYEVARSR
- a CDS encoding VanZ family protein: MSPRWTPFLLALLTSIVVFFMPASGVPSAPPGTDKVVHAAVFAALTVTGLWTTISRLLLAIALACYACLTEVLQANLPLGRSGDPGDVVADLVGVGIAWSMCWLFGRYAARRRASAERVG
- the pyk gene encoding pyruvate kinase, giving the protein MSRRAKIVCTLGPATATPEKIRDLVRAGMDVARMNFSHGEHAEHKRVYELVREAARESGRAVGVLADLQGPKIRLGRFAGGPVEWETGSTVRVTVEDVVGTHDRVSTTYRGLADDAKVGDRLLVDDGKVGLVVTSVEGPDVVCEVTEGGPVSDNKGLSLPGMDVSVPALSDKDIADLEFALSLGVDFIALSFVRSPADIDQAHQVMDRVGSRRLPVVAKLEKPEAVENLEAIVLAFDGVMVARGDLGVELPLEQVPLVQKRAIQIARENAKPVIVATQMLESMINNSRPTRAETSDVANAVLDGTDAVMLSGETSVGRYPVETVLTMARIIEAVETETTVVPPLTHVPRTKRGVISYAARDVGERLNAKALVAFTQSGDTVRRVARLHTSLPLLAFTPEPEVRAQLSMTWGTETFLVDKVDSTDRMVQQVDHAMLSMDRYQRGDLVVIVAGSPPGTVGSTNLIRVHRLGEDDHA
- the tesB gene encoding acyl-CoA thioesterase II; its protein translation is MSGINHNAASDPTSGVGSAAAPRSSDVGDGPAVDSRDGIRQGVLDRLVSLLDLERIEENLYRGISPAESPVRVFGGQVAGQALVAATRTVPPDRYVHSLHAYFIRGGDPSVPILYEVDRIRDGRSFTTRRVVAIQHGKAIFSLSASYQLRENGLDHAETMPDVADPETLPTLEERVAGHQEKLGVFGTVPLPFDLRYVNDPPWLSMRNGPREAHNQVWMRAAGKLPADEVLHVCLLAYVSDLTLLDSVLARHGVYWGADRVVGASLDHAMWFHRPVRADEWFLYDSASPSASGGRGLAHGRFFTRDGKLIASVVQEGLVRVAR